A genomic stretch from Arachis stenosperma cultivar V10309 chromosome 3, arast.V10309.gnm1.PFL2, whole genome shotgun sequence includes:
- the LOC130970581 gene encoding probable E3 ubiquitin-protein ligase ATL44: protein MEAETTLVPPTATPPPPPPHNGGLDWTVVAAAIVCALLCALGLNTMLQCVFQCAGRVLTQPLQWIASRRLNSGLKRKDMVALPTSTFSSSSSSSSSEAAPSNNNNNNCAICLAEFSDGEQIRFLPQCSHHFHVVCIDKWLLSHSSCPTCRHLLKSNADSSSLHSLHILLA from the coding sequence ATGGAGGCTGAAACTACACTTGTCCCTCCCACGGccacaccaccaccaccaccacctcatAATGGTGGTTTGGATTGGACAGTTGTAGCGGCGGCCATCGTGTGTGCCTTGCTGTGCGCTCTAGGGCTCAACACCATGCTACAATGCGTGTTTCAGTGTGCGGGGCGTGTTCTCACGCAGCCTCTTCAATGGATCGCTTCTCGAAGGCTCAATTCCGGTCTCAAGAGGAAGGACATGGTGGCTCTCCCTACCtcaactttttcttcttcttcttcttcttcttcttctgaagcAGCTCCtagtaacaataataataacaactgTGCAATATGCTTAGCAGAGTTCAGTGATGGTGAGCAAATAAGGTTTCTTCCGCAGTGCAGTCACCATTTTCACGTGGTTTGCATTGACAAGTGGCTCCTCTCTCATTCTTCTTGTCCTACTTGCAGGCACCTCCTCAAGTCTAATGCTGATTCTTCTTCGCTCCACTCTTTACATATCCTCTTAGCTTAA